The Procambarus clarkii isolate CNS0578487 chromosome 91, FALCON_Pclarkii_2.0, whole genome shotgun sequence genome includes a region encoding these proteins:
- the LOC138359587 gene encoding MAGE-like protein 2, with product MGLLVRKNAYELKRHPGTTRGQPVTSRDREGPPATTRDHQPPPGTSSHHQRSPATIRDHQPPSGTTSPHQGPPATTRDNQPPPGTTSHDQEPAAITRDHQPPSGTTSPHQGPPAPIRDHQPLPGSTCHHQGLPATIGDHQPPPGTTRDHQPPPGITSHHQGPPTTTSHHQGLPTATRDH from the coding sequence ATGGGGTTGTTGGTGAGGAAAAATGCTTATGAATTAAAGAGACATCCAGGTACGACCAGGGGACAACCAGTGACCTCCAGGGACCgcgagggaccaccagccaccaccagggaccaccagccaccaccaggaaccaGCAGCCATCACCAGAgatcaccagccaccatcagggaccaccagcccccatcagggaccaccagccctcatcagggaccaccagccaccacaagggacaaccagccaccaccagggaccaccagccacgacCAGGAACCAGCAGCCATCACCAGAgatcaccagccaccatcagggaccaccagcccccatcagggaccaccagcccccatcagggaccaccagccactaccagggtctacctgccaccaccagggtcTACCAGCCACCAtcggggaccaccagccaccaccagggaccaccagggaccaccagccaccaccagggatcaccagccaccaccagggaccaccaaccaccaccagccaccaccagggactaccaACTGCCACCAGGGACCATTAG